GGGGTTGGGGATGTCCTTACTCGTAATTCAAATAAGTACTTTCGTTGATGAAGATGTAAACTGCTTCCTACTCTTTAGTCTTTGGACAAAGATGAATGTTGTTGCGACTCCTGGGTTCTGGTGTGCCGGACTTTGACTGATCAGGCGTGGCCCGTGTACCTATAGAGGACTCCACTTTCAGATGACCGTCATGTGATTGTGCTGTTACGGTAGAAAAGGGTAAAACTGATAAGAGGTTCATTCATACAACTCTTGATAAAACCAGAATCAGCAAGTGGCCCATTTGAGCTAACCACAGAAAGCAGGACATCAGTTGTCTTTGTGAAGCACTTGATGAATCCAAAATGAAGTCATAGGGGACAATCTTTAAAACAGCTCGACTTctgtggctctgctgtgatcTCGCTGCTCAATCAGAACATTTAAATGTGTATGAATGGATTTTCCTACCAGAAAAGCTTTACATTTTTCTATCCTGACTTCCTCCAGCCCAGCGGCTTATATTGCTGTGCTTCTGAATTCCAGTGAATCATTTGTCTTATAGCCCTGCTATTTGAAACAGTCGAGGACCTGTACAGACATGAACGTATTAAATCAACTATATACTCTGAGCTGAATCTTTATAAGTGTGTGTGAAAATATGTTTCCTATACATTCATTTATACTTCGTGTTTTGGTTTCAACTGTCCATCACAATTGAGCTTTGTGTAAGCTAGAAGCTAAAGACTCATTGGAGTATATTGCAAGTCATCCTAGAAATCACTTATAGTGGTGTTCCTCTGAGAATCTGTGCGGTTTCCCTGACAGTTGCAATACTCTGATGAAATCATCTGCTCCTGGTGTTCCATTCCACCGCTTAAACTTCCTGCTAGTCCCTGCTATGTTGTTAAGAATTCAAGAGGAAACATTGATCTCTGATGACCTTGTTACCAAGACTATGTTGCCAGGTCAGAAATTTGAcggggggggaacaaaaacaCTACAAGTTTATGATCCCACTGTTCTTGTGGTTCTCTGAAATGCAGCGCTGATCAAAGGTATGCAGCTTCTCATACTTGTTCCCATTAGAAATCCTtacatgggatgtttttctttcGGGTCACTGGTCATCAAAATAGATACAAGATGGAATATGTGTATCGTTGGTGACAAAGATACGAAAGCAATCAGAAACTTAGGACATGCTCTGAACGAGACTAAACTGATCTGTGATCAGCGCTGTATCTGGTGTGAGCCGGTGGAGGTTTTTAATCAGTTGAAGTGATCTATGtgatgtaaataaatgtttctaGATTGTGAAATTTAAAGTAGTGGTCTTCTTCATTTCTCTGCTCAAGCtttaattccattttattttttaatggaatCACATCTCTTTCAGCAAAGCAAAAAGTACTTATTGGAAATACGCTTATGTGACAGCAAGCGGACCGTTCTGGATGTCTTAGAAATTGTTTTGCCagcaggcttcatcagttcaCCAATTTATTTGAAATCGTCAAAGTACATTAGGTACAGTTGTGCATTCTAGCCTACACatcaccccccccgcccccttctgTTGACTGACATGGATTCAAAAGACGTATTAATAATATGTTGTGCCATGATGAATTGTTTAGCTCCCAATAAAGGGTTAGGTTGTAATCTTTGGTTTGGTGCAAAACATGACTCCATTGTCTGTGGTAATATCTATCCCAGGTGTACTCTAAGTCTAACCCCAGGGGTAAAGTCACACCATTTGTCCCATTCTGTCACtgcccctccttttttttgtgtgtgtgactataGATTATCAAGTACTGTACTTGTATTTTGCAATGGTCTGGAACTGCATTGCATTAGCCTGAGGCCTGATATTTCGAGTGATATAGCCaaattattaaaattggtttgtgtTATGCAGTTCAACCACTGAAAACTACAGCCGTAGTAAATAATTATGGCTCAAATTCAGAATTGAAGGAAACAGTTTTGAAAAGTTGagtaataatttatttgttttcaagaataaagaacatttctttcggcttgtccctttcggggtcgccacagtgtgtcatctcagatgaacgcacatacatTTTTGGTACGATTTTTACTCCTGACGCAACCATTCCCAgtaggatacgaacccacaacccctggtttaccaaaccagtgctctaaccactgagctatggggcctcaatTTGTTTCTaagaattcttcttcttttcctttcggcttgtctcgttaggggttgccacagtgtgtcatcttttgccatcttagcctatctcctacatcttcctctctaaccccaactgccctcatgtcttccctcaccacatccataaaccttctctttggtcttcctctcgctcttttgcctgggagctccatcctcagcatccttctaccaatatactcactctctcgcctctgaacttgtccaaaccatcgaagtctgctctctcgaatcttgtctccaaaacatcaaactttggctgtccctctaatgagctcatttcaaatcctatccaacctggtcactccgagcgagaacctcaacatcttcatttctgccacctccatttctgcttccttttgtttcttcagtgccactctctctaatctgtacatcatggtcggcctcaccactgttttgtaagctttgcccttcatcctagcagagactcttctgtcacataacacaccagacacctttcgccagctgttccaacctacttggacccgtttcttcactgccttaccacactcaccattgctctggattgttgaccctaaatatttgaagtcgtccaccctcgctatctcttctcccagtagcctcactcttccccttccacttttctccttcacgcacatatattctgttttactttggctaatcttcattcctctcctttccagtgaatgtctccatctttctaattgttcctctgcatgctccctgctttcactgcatatcacaatatcatcatgTGAAAAAGAAGTTTTAGCAGTTATAAGGAAGACAAAATTACACTCCAGTAAAAGGTtatgtaaaatgtatatttgataTGCAGATTATTCAAGGAAAAGGGGATACGAAAAGTCAGGGTCTTGATAAAGAATTGTTTTATTTggtgtaaaataatatttaaaagttGGAATACTTTAATTACAACTATTTACATTTTGCTGCAGGACACCTACCATGTACATGAATTAATTGAACATTTCTGTATTGTGGCGGGAATTTGAAATTACACAGAAAGCAAAAGTGTCCTCCAATTCTAGAATGGCCCCTAATACCTCTCTGGCAGTTCCATTAAAATGTAGATTTACTGTTTTAGGAGGACAAAAGTACAGCAACAAAGTGACAGACTCTCTCACAAGGTTATGACTGAAATCCTAACCAAATGCAGACATACCCCACTGCTTAATATCTGTGGGGCATTGTGGGTACTTCTGCAGAGCCTCCATGATCTGACAGTTGTCTAGTGTGAGTTTCATCAGTTGGTATTCTCTCTGAGTTTTGGTTGAAGAGCCATCAACAGGTTGAATTAACTCCAGCTGCTGCAGGTGCTCAAAGGCCTGTgggagaagcaaaaaaaaaaaaaccctgctgaTGGTTTCATCCTTCCAGGTTAAAGCAGATAGAGTATTTGCACACACCTTCATGACAACGGGCTGCTCAAAATTGTACATTGAGTTTGACTTTCTCTGCAGGAACTTCTTAAACTCTGAGAAtgaaaatggattaaaaaaaaaaaaggctgactgATGGCTTGTTTACACGAACCGTTGTGAACCATCTGGAAGTTGAAGGGTTCTCCTTCGTAGACATCGTTAAGGTGTTTCATGGCAATGACCAAGCACAGCTCCAGGATGGAAAGACCTGAAAGAAAACAGGAGGTCCGAGTTAACTCATTGCATAACTGCTAATGATGACGTTCTGTTTTGCACTTTACCGTGAAGCATATTGGACTTTGCGTCGCTGAACCACAGTCTGCTGGCTTCCAGGACGTCTGCAGGCTTGATGGTAGGATTTACGATGGAGATGCGGCTTAAGCACAacatctggaagaaaaaaaatatgtccaactaaatgattgaaaaaataaaaatcatcacTGATGAAGAGCTGTTTTCATAGGTATGTGTTCTCCCCCAGAGTATAAAACAGGATTATTTGGAGGTGCCACACCTTCAAGAATGACCCAGACAATTATGAAGATAATCCACACATTGATGACATCTTCAAAATCtaagatttaaaataaaattaaaaaaaatctgatgtgaACAAAAAGTGCTATATAGACGGGATCAAAAGCTGTAATGCTACTTACATTCTCCACACTATCCCAACTTTACAGAGCCCCCAGGGGACCGAGGTGCACTCAATAGGAGTGCCACAATGTCCACTGAATTAAAGtaaatgacatttaattttTGAATTCCTATTTAATCATGTAATTAATGTATGGTTTTAAAGTGCAAGGCAGTAGCTTGCCATAAACCCAATTTTTCTCAGACAGGCATtaatattttctcacattttctgTTTAGGATCAAAAAGTTagtagttttaaaaaataaaattactatttttctttatttaaatacagtacaattacCAGGGAAGAGACTGGAActgaatttccattcatttcaatatggaAAGATGGTTTGAGATACAAGAgttttgagttatgagcgtGGTCACATAAATTAAACTAATACATGAAGGCACCACTTTATTTTATCAAATCTCATTAGCTCAGGGTGTCATTTCTTCTAAAACAGTTGTTCTCTTTgactaaaaagaacaatttaaGCTAAGAAAAGCGACGATTCTCTCACCAGCAGCATGTGCAAAGAGCGGAAGTCTGTACTGGAGTTAAAATGTCTCCGTAAAGTATCCTCTACGGATTTATCTTCACAAAAACTCTGGAGGTAAAAGACAAGCCCAAAAGGTTACAAGACGCTTGCTGATGCTTGATTAAAGCGCCATATGGTTGCCTTACCTGCACGCTGCTGTTCCAGTCCTGAGCGAACTTCCCGACGGGAAAGTCATCCGGCAGGCTGAGCTGGGATCGGACTCGCTCCAGGTACTGAGTGAAGCTAAGACCTTTCAACAAGTGGATCTGACGGTGGGAAAAGCGTGATTTCACCCGCTTCTCCAACAACTCGAGGACATCCTGGGAAGCCGCACAAATACAAATGACCATTGTGGAGGTCAAAGCTCAAATGCTATcatttgcagtatgttttttttggtttgtttcttatgttttaaggctgttaaaTCCCTAACCATAAACCCAATTTTTCTCAGACAGGCATTCATGTGAAGAACACTTTAtttagtaagaaaaaaaatagcacaatacGATTCATTTTATTATGCATTTAGATATATATTAATTCCTAGGGACACAAATGGCACAGATTCAGAGGAATAGGCCATGAACAACCCTGTTTTGTTTCTATAAATTTAATAGAGGAGGAATCCTCACCAGCCTACAGGTGAGGCCAACCACAGCGACTGGTGCTTGGGCCGACTGAGAAACGTCCAACAAGTTGTAAAGCAGAGTTTGGTTCTTGTGGTGAGCAAACAGGTCAAACTCATCCAGAATGAACAAGACTGGACAGGTGGTTTTGCGGTCGCCTGTGGACAAAAGCATGATAAAGAAGCAaaaggagaggggaaaaaaaaattgcattttctgcAAGTTGTCATCTGACCTTTCTTCAGTGCCTCCAGCAGGAAGACCAGGTTCTCTGCAAAGCTCCCCTGAAAGAAAGCACATTCCAATTTCCATGAATGGAGCAGGTCTTTGTCAgttgtgtggatttttatttttatcagtaAATAACATGTCTTTATTTCTTGAAAGAGTGGAGCCACGGACCACTACATAACATTCGTAAACAACAGCCACCAGAATATTTCCAGATGGGAGAAAAGTGACAACTGCTGACCTGACCTGAGTCAAAACAGGTGacacaaatgttttgtgtttgggGTTGCATAGACAGACCATATTCTCTCATGTATAATCCACATTATGCATAGGTATaggagaaaattaaaaatactttacCATTTTATAAATGAATGCCCCCATCTAGAAGTGATGAAAAAGCTCttcactttcattccaataggCCACCGCCCTCAAGAGGTTATGAAATTGTTCAACACACATTGTGCCCAATGCATCAATCGCTGAGGCAGTTTTGATTGATCGTGCGACCGTGTACCCCTCCccaaaaagacgtcaggctaacatccatctcgtcgcttaaATCAGGTGTAGCCAGTACGTCGATCACGCGCATCAATTGACTGACCTTCGATTTGATCAATCCTGCCCTCTTCTGACATGagtcactgcgcatgtgcattCTAGCAAGCTGACATCCTGTTTACTttctgtctcttgctttctccacagcagtCGAGGCGCACCAACAACCCCCCAATTGAATCCCATTATAATAAAATCCAATGCATTTCCTCTGATAAAAGTTTTGGTTGGGTTCTCTTTCCGAAATTTAGAAATTATAAATGATTGCTGGCTGTGTGTTGAGTTATTTTGAGTAAGCACTGACAAGTTTATAATGCAGCAAAGCATAATTTCTTCAGTGTTGTACcaataatttaaacattttagaGAAGGTAACAATCTCTAATTAATGTTACTGTGCATATTGCTAatttatatgattttttttccccaaagaaaTGCGCAGATACTCACAAATACTTTGTCCCCAACAACATTTTCCAGGTTGAGTTGTCGTGTGATTTCTTTCAGGGCTATTCGGTCATCAGTCTGTAAGAGGCCTGTACAAACATTCACAAAGATAAGTTCAACCAGACTGGACGAGAACATTCGGAGGAATCCGGCAACGTACCATTGAGGTGAACCTGCAGGaggtttttctccacttccttctCCTGCAGCAGGTCTCTTAGCACACACTTGAGAAGCTGGAGAAAAAGGAACACCACCAGTGGATGTGACTGCAGCATGCCGAGTGAAAAGAAGCACATTAGTATGTGACCTCACCGCACTTTTCCCCGATCCCCTGGGACCTACGATGAGCACAGAATTACTTTCTCCGTGGATAGCAGTTCGTGTGAGCAACCCCAGCAAGTGTCTGAAAGGGAAACATGAATGAAATCGTAAACAACACAAAGCTCCAAAGAACCATTTGTGGAAACTTACGTGTGTTGGGCCTCAGATGCTTCCAGCCTGCTGGGAAGCTGCCCATGGCAAAGTCGCGCCCTCAGACACTTGTGGAGCTGTCATTGAAAACGCATTTTTATCCACAGCGCACTCAGATGTCAATCACTCTTGGTACAAATGAGGAACTGTACTATTAAGAGAGACGGCAAACCTTTGCGATACAATCGCCAATTGGCATTGGAGCATCTTTGGACTTCCGTTTACTCATGGTCACGTGACACTAGAAAGAATGTGCCAAGGGAAAAAGGTTCTGATTCTGAGTAGACAAAAGACACAACAAGGACTATGAGGATGAGATACAATTCAACTAGCATATAAGGAGATACTTCAAATACAACTTGATGGCTCCTTCTAAGACATATCTATTTGTCCTTAGGGCAggtcatatactgtacacacatgAACAGGCAGTTATCATTTGCCTCCTGCAATTGCCCCCCCAACAAACCAGAAACATCTTGCTTTGTCTCACAGGAGAGTAATAGAGAGAAATGAACAAAGTctactttcacacacacacacactaaaagaaaacatactgtatgagATTGAATTAACATAGAATAGAAGTGCTGatgcatatatttttcaaacaaatcctcATCAGGAAGATAAACATTACCAGtaatcaatgaatgaatggattatgTAGGATAAAACGTGTGGCGTTTTAGACAAAGGTGGTAAACGAACTCAGGCTATGTACTTAAGTAGAGgtacataatacatttttttttaaatcgtaaaCGTATTAGTCTTGATGCAATTCTTGtacataaacattttaaaactacaGTTTGAAATGCATTTTAGTCAATCATAATCAAGTTCTCCATTTTGATAACTTGGCACAAAATACCTTTTCTGCACAATGTAAATTTTCTAGTGCTTGTACTGAAATTTCACAAGTTGTTTAAGAGCGAGCGGGTCTTGGCTTAACCTTTACGCCATCAAAACAATGTGTACCCATAAAAAAGTAACAATCTCCTTTTTTATGAGAAAGTTGGAAAAGGTTATTTTATTTGGCAGATTTATAAATGCAAACTATTCGGAAAAATAAGTACCGATGATTGCAATAGCTGGTTCAGTAAAGTACAAGCAGAGGAAAGTACTACTACTTTTACAAAAATAGTGGGTAAATTTGACCACCAATTAATGTTCAGTAGCAATGAAGCGCGACGATACCCGAGAACATTACGGAAACGAATTTGTCTCGACAACTACAATACAAGACGATGACTTGATGGCACTTCCAGATTCCTGGTATAAGCAGTGGCCAGTCCGATTTGACTGAAACCACATGAAGAAACAGCACTGTTGGATTCTGATGGAAAGAATGCAAACGCTACGACGGCATGTAGACATGTCTTTTTATGCCAATTCAAACTTGGTCACAGGTCGTGCTCGAAAAATAGAAGTTGGGTTAGCCAAAGTCACAGGACAGAGAAGGAATTGAAAACGAACCCAAACGCAGCGACTCAGTCTTGCAGATGTCTGAAAGAGGCGGGGAAATGGACACGATTTTGTACTTCCGGTTTTTTACTGCAATGCCGCTGTTGTAGTCGTTGATTGGCCGCGAAACGTCACGGGTCTCCACCCTCCCACTtcgaaaattacatttttaaaaaaatgtatgataaGTGTGTTTGAAATTCGTTAGCACGAAAATAAATATGTAGAGTTATCACAACATACTCGATTTTTTTTGGCCGTGGGGTGAGGGGGGTACGATTTCATGGGGCTCAGCTGTAGTTCTTCATAATGCCCAGATGATGGCACCATGAGTAAACTTTCACGCTCTCGCCCATCAAATGAACCAACTCTACTTTTGGATCGGTTTTATGTCCACACGGTGGCGTAAAGTGACCCTACTGTAGAGTCTAcgagattatttttgtttaccattttttttcaggcagGTCGGTGGGTTTAAAGACAAGAATACCATATTTGTAAACATACCTACACATGCATACATGTCTTTCAGTGCACCATCTTAACAAAGTGAGGATGGCCATAACTGCATGTACACAAATTTATACCTTCGTACTGTTCTTTTTAGGAAAGCGCGACATAAATTCTTTGACttctttttagaaaataaaGTGTGCAGAGTGTAGAACCAagcaaatgtaacatttttaacagtCGGAATTATTATGCCATCGGCCCATTTTTGGGTCCCGACCCATCAGATGAAAATCCTGAGGACTCTAAtgtaatacataaatataaaactATATCCCATGGTTGGCGGCAGTTTATTGTGTATTTATTCGTTTCGGttgtatttatttctctttgctttgttttactctGCAGCTAGGTCTCAATTGCTTAACCTGGACAAAGGTGAAAtcactagatagatagatagatagatagatagatagatagatagatagatagatagatagatagatagatagatagatagatagatagatagatagatagatagatagatagatatagatagatagatagatagatagatagatagactgtatgcgtgcgtgcgtgcgtgcgtgcgtgcgcgcgtatTGGAGCTCTGGGGGAGCATCACCTCCCCTATTGCTGGCTGTCGCCACCACGCATGCGCAGTGCAGTTCTCCATCATTTCCAATATCCCTGTGTAGGAGAACCAGCAGAGGCAGATAACTAATGGGTACGTTTCCTTTTCTCCCCCCTTAATATCAGAAACAAGCCTTGGTTCACTGTTGTATCGCCAGTGTTTATTCACTGATTTACTTAGATAAGAACGGGGCTTTATATAAAGATTTGACGAGTGTATGAATGTTGTAGTTGAGAGCGTCTCTTGTGTGGCTGCAGACGCAACGGCTTTGCACAGCTAGCGAGCATGCTAAGGCTAATGGCAGCTCAACGGGCCAAGCCGTGGCCTTGCGTTGGCCCCTCGACTCCAAAGCCGTCACAGGCGCAGCTGTGCTTCACATCGACATTTTGTCCTCGGAATGTGGGATACACGTCTCTCTTCTTTGGGCCGGCGACCTTTTGCCAGCTGTAGACATTGTGACGTTGTCCAATGTGCCCTCGGTACGTTTTGGTTTCAACAAGCTAACTGGCTTCCGAATGCTAACAGTACCTAGACAGCTGACGCTTGGCATGCTAAGCCTCCAGCTAGCCGAGTAGTCACCACTGCATCGCAATAGAGCCCGGTGGAGTTTTGGTGACACCGCCACTTCTTCACCAGGGAGCTCCGGATGGTGCATTAAACTCCTCTCGATACCCCACGGCAATTTAAAGTCAACAGAAACTTCAAATATG
This DNA window, taken from Syngnathoides biaculeatus isolate LvHL_M chromosome 2, ASM1980259v1, whole genome shotgun sequence, encodes the following:
- the orc4 gene encoding origin recognition complex subunit 4 → MSKRKSKDAPMPIGDCIAKLHKCLRARLCHGQLPSRLEASEAQHTHLLGLLTRTAIHGESNSVLIVGPRGSGKSALLKCVLRDLLQEKEVEKNLLQVHLNGLLQTDDRIALKEITRQLNLENVVGDKVFGSFAENLVFLLEALKKGDRKTTCPVLFILDEFDLFAHHKNQTLLYNLLDVSQSAQAPVAVVGLTCRLDVLELLEKRVKSRFSHRQIHLLKGLSFTQYLERVRSQLSLPDDFPVGKFAQDWNSSVQSFCEDKSVEDTLRRHFNSSTDFRSLHMLLMLCLSRISIVNPTIKPADVLEASRLWFSDAKSNMLHGLSILELCLVIAMKHLNDVYEGEPFNFQMVHNEFKKFLQRKSNSMYNFEQPVVMKAFEHLQQLELIQPVDGSSTKTQREYQLMKLTLDNCQIMEALQKYPQCPTDIKQWGMSAFG